The nucleotide window GCCGAGCTTCTTGCGAGCGGCGCCTTCCGCGGCGTCGGCGAAATCGGCCTCGACTACCACTACGACCTCGATCCTCGCCCCATCCAGGCGGACCGGTTGGAGCGCCAGCTCGATCTCGCCGCGCGCCTCGACCTGCCGGTCGTGATCCACGTGCGGGAGGCCCACGACGACATGGCGTCGATCCTCAAGGGCCATCCGAGGAACCGCGGCATCATCCACAGCTTCACCGGGACGCCGGAGGAGGCGGCTCCCTACCTCGAGTGCGGCTGGTCGCTCGCGTTCAACGGCGTGCTCACGTTCAAGAACGCCGACGACGTGCGCGACGCCGCGCGAAGCACCCCCTCCGAGCGCCTGCTCGTCGAGACCGACAGCCCCTATCTCGCGCCGGTCCCCCATCGCGGAGCGCGGTGCGAGCCCGCGTTCGTCCGGCACACGCTCGCGGCGCTCGCGGAGACGAGAGGCGAGCCGTGGGAGCAGCTCGAGGCGACCACGACGCGGAACGCAGCGGCGATCTTCCGCCTGCACGAGTGACGGCATGGAGTGGACGAGGCCTCCCTATCGGATCAGCGACCGGCCGGATGAGCTGGACCTCGATCGAGTTCACGCGTTTCTCGCGACGTCATACTGGGCGCGAGGCATCCCGCGCGACACGATCGAGCGGTCGGTGCGGCACTCGCTCGCCTTCGGACTCTTCGACGGTCACCGCCAGATCGGCTTCGCGCGCGTGATCTCGGATCGTGCGACCTTCGCGTACCTCGCCGACGTCTACGTCGCGGAGGAGGCGCGCGGCCGGGGCCTCGGCCTCTGGCTCGTCGAGACGGCGCTCGCACACCCCGATCTACGAGGGCTCCGCCGGTGGCTTCTCGCGACCCGGGACGCGCATGACCTCTACCTCAAGGTAGGCTTCACGCCGTTGGCCGATCCGTCGATTCTCATGACGATTCACGACCCGGACATCTACCTACGCTAGTGCGGAACGTGCCGCTTCCGCGCCTCGCGATTCCACGGCTGCCTCGTGTCGAGGGTGGCTTTCCGGACCCAGGCGCGTGGGAGCGAGCCGCCTCGCTCGAACTGCGGCGCGCTCAGGACGGTGGGGCCGCGCTCGACCCGACGCGCGTGCGCGTGCTGGACGACGGCCGGCGGCTTTTCGTCCGCTTCGATTGCGTCGACACCGACGTGTGGGCGACGCACACGGAGCGCGATGCGCCTCTCTGGGAGGAGGAGGTCGTCGAGATCTTCCTGGCCGGTGGCGGGTCGGTCCCAGTCCGGTACTTCGAGCTCGAGGTCAATCCGCTGGGAACGCTTTTCGACGCCGTCGTCGATAACCCGGACGGCCGCCGGGCGACCATGCGCGTCGATACCACCTGGAACGCGCCCGGCCTCATCGCCCGGATCGCGCGCGACGTGCCGGGAGCTTGGAGCGCCGAGATCGCGCTCCCTTGGGCGGCTTGCTTCGAGGCGCCGCCGCCCTCGATTCTCAGAGCCAATTTCTTTCGTGTGGAGCGCCCCCGCGGACGGCCGGCGGAGTTCACCTGCTGGTCACCTACGCTCGCCGACCCGCCCGATTTTCACCGTCCCGAATACTTCGGAATTCTCGTGCGCGAGCCTGCGGACGGAGAGCCCGAAGATTCTTGACATGGGCGCATGAACGGGGTCATATTGTGCGCTGCTTAGTTTCAATAAATCAAAATCTTTAAGGTCGTCGTTATGCGGGAAAAGTCGGTCTTCACTACCTTCGAGGCGGCGAAGCTCTGCCATGTCTCGCCCCTGTCGATCATCAATTGGGTCAACGCCGGCCGCCTTCCCGCATTCCGCACGCCGGGCGGGCACCGCCGCATCCGCCGTGACGACCTGGCGCGGTTCATGCGCGACAACGGCATCCCCCTTCCCGACGAGCTGCGCGACGGCTCGGGGCGCCCGCGGGTGCTGGTCGTCGACGACGAGGCCTCGATTCGCGAGGTCATTGCCGAAAGTCTCGCCAACCGTCCGAACGCATATGAAGTGACCACGGCCGCCGACGGCTTCGAAGCCGGGCGCCTCGTTGCGACGTTCCGCCCCGACGTCGTCCTCCTGGATCTCCGCATGCCGGGGCTCGACGGTTTTCACGTCTGCCGCACGATCAAGGGCGACCCCGACACCGCCTCGACCATCGTGATCGCGATGACCGGTTACCACACGCCGGAGACGGAGGCGCGGATCCTCGAGAGCGGAGCGGTGCGCTGTCTCGCGAAGCCGATCGAGCCGTCGGCCGTCGCCGTGTCGATCGATACCGTGCTCGAGCAGAGCGCGGCGGGCAAGCGCCGGCGGCGGCCGGTCCGCACCTGAGCCGCAGCCGGGCCCCTACTTTGGCAAACAGTCGAACGTCGAGGTCGATCCGACGAGCTCGAGCTTGAGCGCCGTCGTGTTAATCGAGCAGCCGGTGAACGCGGCATCGCACGTCAGCACGCCCGGTCGCCCGAAATCGAGGCGGAAGATCGAAACCGCGGACGGCTTCAGCTTGAACGTTACCGTGCATTCCACCGTCAAACGGCCGCCGGGCAAGATGACCGGCGCGATCCGCTCGCACGCGTCCCCGATCCCGTCGCGGTTCTGATCGGGCTGCGTCGTCGCATCGCCGACGAGCGGGTTCGGATACCACAGACAGTTGTCGACGGCGTCCCGGACTCCGTCCATGTCCTCGTCGGGAATCGTCGGAGCGGGCGGCGTGGCGGTGTCGAGATCGGAGCAGGCGTCCCCGACGACCCCGATCTCGGTGGCCGCGTTCGTGTTCTTCTGGTCCGGATTGAAGATGATCGGGCAGTTGTCGGATTGAGTGGGGACGCCGTCCCCGTCGGGATCGCCGCCGGGACTGAGATCGGGCCGCGCCGCCGCGCGAAGCTCGAGGCTCGAGATCGAGATGCGGATCTTTCCCGTCGTGGTCGGCACCGGCAGAAGGGAGAGCCCCGACATCCGGCAGGCCGATGCCAGGGCGATCGGTGCCAACGCGTTGAGCTGATACGTGCACGGCGACGCACGGAGGAAATCGAACGCCCCGTTGAAATTCGTGAGGTCGTGGACCGACACCTCGTCGACGGCCCAAATCGCGATCTGCGGCTGAGGGAGCGGGAACCGCTGCGACGCGACGGCGGTGTCCGTGATGGTCACCGTGACGGCCGATTGGGGCGGGAAGGGATCGGCGACCGTCTGACAGGCGAGGGCCGACGTGAGAGCGAGAACCAGGACGAGCGCCCGCGGCGCCTTCAGCATCGGCCGTGCCGTTATTGCAGCGTGATGTGGGTCAGAAAGGCGGCGGTGAACGCGGCTTCGTCGAACTGGGTCAAGCACGGCGTGCCCGATCCGCAATCGCTGACGCATGTGAACGCGCTCTCATACGAGCTGATGATGGCCGGGATGTCGGCGGTGATCTTGAGAACGGTCTGACCCGGGTGAACGGTGAATGTCAGGCTGGCGGGGTTGTCGTAGGTGAAGATCTGCGGCACCTGGCCGGTGGCGGGGCCGCTCGGAATCGCCGCGATCCCGTCGATGCAATTGGGTCCTCCCGGCGGCGTGCCGGTGTCGACGAGCTGCGGACTGCCCAGCACGATCTGACGGACGTCGTACGTGCCGGCAGACAAGGCGACGTTCGAGTAGAACGTTGTGGCGGACTGTGTCATGTCCGCGGTGAAGCTCAAGAACCGAAGAGAGAGGTTCGTGTTGCCGTACGCGGAGGCGGTGGCCGGGTCCGAAGGACGGATCCTGATGCTCCGGATGTCGAAGCTTCCCCGGTTGAACCGGCCGGACCCCGACGGATTGGGGACGAAGTTGACCGTCAGACCTTGGGTCCCCGAATCGAGCGTATCGTTCGAGCAGCTCACGACTCCCGCGCCGATGGCCAGCGCGATCGACACGACCGCCAATGCCCGTCCCGTCGTCTTCATGTCCCCTCTCCCTACCGTAGGCGCACCCGTACCCCGGACGAACAGTACCTTCGGCCGGAAAAGACCGCGGAACTATAGACGAGAAGCCGCGGTGAGACAACCGCGCGACGGCCGTCCGTTCAGGGGCAGGG belongs to Candidatus Polarisedimenticolaceae bacterium and includes:
- a CDS encoding thrombospondin type 3 repeat-containing protein, whose translation is MLKAPRALVLVLALTSALACQTVADPFPPQSAVTVTITDTAVASQRFPLPQPQIAIWAVDEVSVHDLTNFNGAFDFLRASPCTYQLNALAPIALASACRMSGLSLLPVPTTTGKIRISISSLELRAAARPDLSPGGDPDGDGVPTQSDNCPIIFNPDQKNTNAATEIGVVGDACSDLDTATPPAPTIPDEDMDGVRDAVDNCLWYPNPLVGDATTQPDQNRDGIGDACERIAPVILPGGRLTVECTVTFKLKPSAVSIFRLDFGRPGVLTCDAAFTGCSINTTALKLELVGSTSTFDCLPK
- a CDS encoding TatD family hydrolase; its protein translation is MIDTHCHLTHAKFAGDAEAVVARAREAGLDACVTIGTGVDDARRAAELAKRHEGFIFATAGLDPFSAHAAGERFDEALASLAELLASGAFRGVGEIGLDYHYDLDPRPIQADRLERQLDLAARLDLPVVIHVREAHDDMASILKGHPRNRGIIHSFTGTPEEAAPYLECGWSLAFNGVLTFKNADDVRDAARSTPSERLLVETDSPYLAPVPHRGARCEPAFVRHTLAALAETRGEPWEQLEATTTRNAAAIFRLHE
- a CDS encoding GNAT family N-acetyltransferase; this encodes MEWTRPPYRISDRPDELDLDRVHAFLATSYWARGIPRDTIERSVRHSLAFGLFDGHRQIGFARVISDRATFAYLADVYVAEEARGRGLGLWLVETALAHPDLRGLRRWLLATRDAHDLYLKVGFTPLADPSILMTIHDPDIYLR
- a CDS encoding carbohydrate-binding family 9-like protein — protein: MPLPRLAIPRLPRVEGGFPDPGAWERAASLELRRAQDGGAALDPTRVRVLDDGRRLFVRFDCVDTDVWATHTERDAPLWEEEVVEIFLAGGGSVPVRYFELEVNPLGTLFDAVVDNPDGRRATMRVDTTWNAPGLIARIARDVPGAWSAEIALPWAACFEAPPPSILRANFFRVERPRGRPAEFTCWSPTLADPPDFHRPEYFGILVREPADGEPEDS
- a CDS encoding response regulator, whose product is MREKSVFTTFEAAKLCHVSPLSIINWVNAGRLPAFRTPGGHRRIRRDDLARFMRDNGIPLPDELRDGSGRPRVLVVDDEASIREVIAESLANRPNAYEVTTAADGFEAGRLVATFRPDVVLLDLRMPGLDGFHVCRTIKGDPDTASTIVIAMTGYHTPETEARILESGAVRCLAKPIEPSAVAVSIDTVLEQSAAGKRRRRPVRT